One segment of Variovorax paradoxus DNA contains the following:
- a CDS encoding glycoside hydrolase family 15 protein — MSGAAQRPDAAFEAWLERQLSHSASAMLSSVSPLSIVKHRDGFGQTVQPVAGAIVASPVLGNYDPDPDYFFHWFRDSAVVIDALRLLYAERRIGDEALQHLRDFTRFSLALNELDGRAVAAVQDRGARVEPRLLQYLREDQDLVHVHGDAVVAETRVNPDGTLDILRWARPQHDGPPLRAIALLRWVAGEHLDAALLAEVEPLIRFDLGFTLRHWREPSFDIWEEESGHHYYTLRISAAALADGAAWLEGLGETAQAQRCREESYAVLRLLDGYWVDEREATHGYYSSRVLPDGQPSPKALDIAVILSAIHGLGTGIDIRAAHGPADPRMQATLARLDALFDAAYPINHGRAAGRGAAMGRYAGDVYCSGGAYYFSTLGAAEFCFRAAASASGDARGRDWLARGDAYLATVRAYTPDGGDLSEQFDQRSGAQTSAKQLAWSHAAFISCVSARRIATAACRAPHQR, encoded by the coding sequence ATGTCCGGCGCGGCGCAGCGGCCGGACGCGGCCTTCGAGGCCTGGCTCGAAAGGCAGTTGTCCCATTCGGCGAGCGCGATGCTGTCCAGCGTCTCGCCGCTGTCGATCGTCAAGCATCGCGACGGTTTCGGCCAGACCGTGCAGCCGGTCGCCGGTGCCATCGTCGCCTCGCCCGTGCTCGGCAACTACGACCCCGACCCCGACTACTTCTTCCACTGGTTCCGGGATTCCGCGGTGGTCATCGATGCGCTGCGCCTGCTCTACGCCGAGCGGCGCATCGGCGACGAAGCGCTGCAGCACCTGCGCGACTTCACCCGCTTCAGCCTCGCGCTGAACGAACTCGACGGCCGCGCGGTGGCCGCCGTGCAGGACCGGGGCGCGCGCGTGGAGCCGCGGCTGCTGCAGTACCTGCGCGAAGACCAGGACCTCGTGCATGTGCACGGCGACGCCGTCGTCGCCGAGACAAGGGTGAACCCCGACGGCACGCTCGACATCCTCCGGTGGGCGCGCCCGCAGCACGACGGCCCGCCGTTGCGCGCGATCGCACTGCTGCGCTGGGTGGCCGGGGAGCACCTCGACGCGGCCCTGCTGGCCGAGGTTGAACCGCTGATCCGCTTCGATCTCGGCTTCACCCTGCGCCACTGGCGCGAGCCGTCGTTCGACATCTGGGAAGAGGAAAGCGGCCATCACTACTACACGCTGCGCATCTCCGCCGCCGCGCTGGCCGACGGCGCGGCGTGGCTCGAAGGCCTGGGCGAGACGGCACAGGCGCAGCGTTGCCGGGAGGAGTCGTACGCCGTGCTGCGCCTGCTCGATGGCTACTGGGTCGATGAGCGCGAGGCGACGCACGGCTACTACAGCTCGCGCGTGCTGCCGGACGGCCAGCCCAGCCCGAAGGCGCTCGACATCGCGGTGATCCTTTCGGCGATCCACGGCCTCGGCACCGGCATCGACATCCGGGCCGCGCACGGGCCGGCCGATCCGCGCATGCAGGCCACGCTGGCGCGGCTCGACGCGCTGTTCGATGCGGCCTATCCGATCAACCACGGCCGTGCCGCGGGGCGCGGCGCGGCCATGGGCCGCTACGCCGGCGACGTGTACTGCTCCGGCGGTGCGTACTACTTCTCGACGCTCGGCGCCGCCGAGTTCTGCTTCCGCGCCGCGGCGTCGGCGAGCGGCGATGCACGCGGCCGGGACTGGCTGGCGCGCGGCGACGCCTACCTCGCCACCGTGCGCGCGTACACGCCGGACGGCGGCGACCTGTCCGAACAGTTCGACCAGCGCAGCGGCGCGCAGACCTCGGCGAAGCAACTGGCCTGGAGCCACGCCGCATTCATTTCGTGTGTCTCGGCCCGCCGCATCGCAACAGCCGCCTGCCGGGCGCCGCACCAGCGATGA